A segment of the Macrobrachium rosenbergii isolate ZJJX-2024 chromosome 8, ASM4041242v1, whole genome shotgun sequence genome:
TTCATCAGCTGTTGCGTCATCGACTAACTATGTTGAATATCGTGTGtctgaagtgggacgaagttggagatattattagctcccgtaagatcTTTCATTTCATCTCACTTTTTTTGTTCaactagatcagtggttctcaacctggggcgtGCCTCTAGGGGAAATGAGTAATTTCTCGGGGAGGGGCGTGAGTCCGGGGAAAAAAGTagacatttatctttattataaaaaaatcggTTAATACACAACAGTCCCCACTCTGTATTCCATTTATCCAAGATCGTGGGCTactattacaattattataaaaaagaaaatacaaaactatcgCCTTTACAGTTCTAACTTTAGTTTTCTATACTCTGCAAGTCTACCAGGCTAaccattttctgtaattattgaaTTTAAATGTCCTTATGCGTTACCGGCGGCCGGCCCATCGCAAGCAGTGTTTCCCCTTTCAAGGAATTTTCCTTGATTCAAGGAATTTTAGGGTCATCAAGGAGAACTTcaaggaattttaaaattcagggaattttcaaggaattttaatgttttttccagGATTTGTcaaggaaattttaaatttttcagaaattttcatgaAGATTATCTTAAAAACCTCATACTATTGAATAGAAATATAGATAATGCATTCTAAACAAGTATAGCCTATACTGGCTAAATTACATTATCATCAGAGAACGTTATATGCCTCTCTTTTCAAACAGCTTGACTCAGTGTCTCAGTTAGTCTTTACCTCTTTCCGAAAGTAGACGGTTATTACTTAGAGGtaaattctctttgcattttaggTGATTCATGAACACAATGAAATGGCCATGCTTACTAACagcaaaattaaaatcttttggctGTTGATCCATATGATCAACTACATAATCAACTTTATTGTTGTTAAGTATTGCCATGATCTAAGTGAAAATGACATTGCCTGATTATGGGATGGAGAATTTACCTTTTTTCCACAATCTTTCTTTCAGATGGCAAAATGAAATGGCCAGTAGTAGTGAGAATGATTATGATACAGACAAAGAAAAGCAAGGAAAGTGCAAGCatgttaagaagaaaaagaaatttgagcAAAAGTTTTGGACACTTGGTTGGCAAGTCCTGCTTTCAAACCATGGTTGAAGAAAAAGACAGTGGGGGAAAACGTGTTTTTGTGAAGTATGCAGTGTAAAACTTTCGTGTAATAAAGTTCATTAATCTCGTCATAGTGAAACCAAGACCCATAGTGATAATGGGAAAAGAAGTGCAAGTTTAGCAAAGTCTCAGCCCAGCATCAGTGGTTATATGGGACCATCAATGGATGCAGcagcaaaaatggaaattaagatatatagcttcattgctgaaaataaatttcctacCTTCCTTCGAGATTTGTTTCCAGCAGATGAGGTTTTGAAGAAGGTAACTTTAGGAAAGCAAAAGCTACCAATATCATCAGGCAAGTGCTTGGTTTTCACTTTTGAGAGAAAATACAGAGAAACTTCAACAACATAGGTTTTCAGTTGTGATAGATGAAACAACTGACAAGCCAACTACATCGCAATTAGCAATTTTGGGAACTTTTTTTGatgcaaattcatttaaaatgaaatgtgtttTTGTAGACCTCATTGAATTGCCCAACGGTAAAGCTGATactatttatggtaaaattaaggAGTGCATGACATCCTGCAACATCCCTATGACAAATGTGATTGGATTTTGTGCCGATACATGAAATGTCATGTTTGGTAAACATCATTTTGTTTCCCAATTATTCATCAAAGACTGTCCTTGGATTTTACCAGTGAAATGTTCATGTCATCTGATAAATTTATGATCATCCTATGCTTCACAGAAATTACCAAAATCTTTGGAGGACCTTTGTAGGAACATTTATTCCCACGTCCACATGTCATCTCAGAGAATAGAAGCCTTTCGAGAATTCCAAGATTTTTTCCaggttgaaaaacaaaattttgagagCAGGTAGAACAAGATGGTTATCTTTGAAAATGTGTGGATCGTTTTTAGAGCAATATGAACTAAGTTGAAACTTTATTTCACCAAGTAGGATTAGAAGATCCCACAACACCAATGAAAGCATTTTGAAAAGTTTGAATAATAAGTTCATTGAAGCTTATTTAGAGTTTTTATCTTTCAACCTCGGAAGGCATGCAGCATTCAATTTTCTATTTCAGAGTGAAATGCCTATGTTACATCAACTTAGAAAAGAACTTACCACTCTCATTGTGAATATGTGTTCTGATTTTATGGAACTTAGCCATGTGCGTGGTACAGATATAAAGAATATTGAtccaagtaatgaaaaatatcatgTACTGTTGTAAAGAAGGTTTATCTTGATTAAAGGGATCAGCTACAATACAAAGTATAGCAACAGAAATGGGAGAAGATCACAATATGGTTGTGTTGTTTCATATACATTGCAAAAATTTCCTTGTCGAATGTGTTCAACAAATTCAAGGAAGATTTGACGGAGTTgaatattttgactttttatcCTGCTTATACCCTGAAGTTGCTTACAATTTGAGTGTACCTAGTTTAACATCAATAGTGACAAGATTCCTATATCTGAGTGATGACGTTAATGCTCAGGAACTTGATTTGAAATGGCGACAGCAAGACATGAATCCTAAACTTAGTGCCAACATGAGCTTCATTGATTactggcatgtattattttatgaaaaaaatgtgatcGGATCTCATACATACCCAGAGTTAAGAAAGTTTATTAGCATTCTTTTTGCTGTTTCCATATTCTAATGCATCGGTTGAGAGGGTGTTCAGCCATTTACAACTAATAAAAGATGATCACCGATCAGCTGAAGCAACAAAGTCTGATAGGACTTCTACTACAAGACTAACTATGCAGGCCAAGGAAAAAACTCGTACAGGAAGTTATGACCTCCAAAAGCCATGATCAGCCTGCACCAGAAAATGGAGACTAATGCAGATGATGAAGAAACTCAACAGCTACGAAATCAGTTTCTTGAAGCCCTTAAACAACAGTAACGGTTTGCTAAATCAAGAATCTGGTGACTATCTTTTGCTATCCTCTCCTCCTCCAATCATATCGTCAGTTTGCCAGTAATTAGCATGGTTACTCCTGCTAAAATCTGAGAAATATTCTGTAGTACGCTATTCAAGAATCTATGTTTGTATCATGAATCAGAAAGATTCACTTTAGATATCTCATTTCTTAATCTAAAGtcttttcctaatatatattattttcttatttacaaatattttgagtaatttcaGGTATATTCCTGAGAGTAAGTGATAGAAATCTGTATAGGTTTCATATTGCcaccctctccccccaaaaaatattataattagttACATGTGAGAGAAAGGGCAgctgcatgattttttttctttttcatgttttctgaaTTTAAATTGGATACCCATGTATTTTGTTTCTGAGAGTAAacaaatagatgtatatatacgagtatatatatatatatatatatatatatatatatatatatatatatatatatatatatatatatatatatatatatatatatatatatatatatatatatatatatatatatatatatatatatatatatatatatatatatttttttttttttttttttttttttccccaattgTTCCGTGAAATATACTGTAACGTGCTTGAAATTAGTTAGTGtactcaattattatttttttctttatgaatgtataaaattAGTCAAGgaagaaatcaaggaaaatgaaatggctgTCAAGGGAAATCAAGGAATTTTGGCAGCCCCCtacaaggaatttcatttcaGCTGGTGGAAGCACTGATCGCAAGTCCAGTCAGTTAGTCGCCTCCACACTTGTCTGTGATAATTACTTCTCTTTCACAGTTCTTCTGTTGAGCCCGTTGAGGCATGTTTGGCatagttgttttatttaatgaaatttagttGTAAATTGTGAACACGCATGTGTTCCTCACTCCTACTCACAAGTTTTGATTTCctggtattttatcagaaactggTGGTACTTTATTTGGTTATGGTAAAGTAGTATCCATAATCGCATTCACTTGTTtcttaataattatgttttttttttttatgatcaacaTGGGGAGTTTGttaatatttacttaattattgtAAGGACGACACGCCGAGCGGTATTTCTGTTTCTCTATTTTGTATTAGAAGGCGCGTCATGCGCTTTTCAAAATCTACTTGTTGTTactaattgtcttttcttttgctttaattttgtattgtatgttaGTTATTGATTGTTATTGTTAATGAGTGAACGTATTGCTACATAGTGGCAGGGATTTATAAAGACCTTACATAggtaaataattgtatttttattgtattattaatgaatatcttCTTATTGAgtaataatgaatgtttttcctcTGTAGTATTAGTGAGTGTTCTTTTTAAGTAATGAATGATTGTTATTGTCTCTTATTATTAAATGCTTTTTATTAATctatgttattgttgttattatttagcATTCATGTggtgtttaataataatcatgCGACCGTGTTTGTGACCTTGTGTTTCTAATTATCATCATTCTGTGATGTTTATGATCTATGGTCGTGTAGCCTAGTAGTGCTTATGACCGTGTTGGGATATCATATGAtatttgataatgattatgtcatgATCATGTGTTTGTTACTGACCACGTTGTTTGCATTATCATCATGTTGTTCAAGTTGTGGTGTTTATGATTATGTGGTGATGTTTATCTTAACTTACGCAGGCCTTATATTTTGTTCACAGATTTGCTTTGTTCACTGCACATTTATAAAATCACAATGAGTGCAAAGAAACGGAAGTATCTTCACAAATATATTCGATTTTGGTTCGTGTCCGTCCATAAGGAGGGGGATACAGAGGTCCCCCAGTGTGTGATATGTTTCAAGACCCTTAGCAATGATGGAATGCAGCCCTCACGCTTGGAACACCACTTGAAGACAACACATCCTGCTCTAGCTGACAAACCCAGGGCTTTGAAACTAAAAGACATTCTTGAAGCAAGCTAAGTTGACGGCAGTGGAGCATTTCAGAAACAGACTTCAAAGGTTGTTGAGGCTTCCTATGAAAATGCCTTGTTGATTGCAAAAGCAAGAGGATCCATAACATTGGAGAGTCTCTCAAAACCAAGCTTATCTGTGCAGCAGAACTCTTCTGGGGAAAGAGAGTGAAACAAGCTTTCCCAAATTTCTCTGTCAAACGATACAGTCAAGAGAACGATCGATGAAATGCCTCAAGACATCAAAGAGCAAATTCTCGACCAAGTAAGAGCTTCTCCTGTATGTGCTATTCAGTGTGACGAAACGACTGACATCACTCAGTGTTGTCAGCTACTGATGTATACTCGTTTCTGTGTCAGGTAACAGAGTTAAAGAAGAAATGCTCTTCTGCCACCCCATGGAAGGTTGTACAACAGCAGCAGATATTTTTCAAGATGTATCaaaattctttcaagaaaatcatctttTGTGGGAGTCGCTTGGTCTGCAGTCTGGGTTCACaagggtgaaagaaaaaaatccatctGCTGTAGGGACACACTGAATACTTCATCGAGAAGCCTTAGCATCCAGGACTCTACCTGCTGTAATGAGAGATGTCCTGAACGTGGCCATTAAGGTAGTCAATTTTATCAAAGCTGGAGCCTTAAACAGTCGTCTCTTCACACTGTTGTGTAAGGATATGGAATCTGAACATGAGGCCTTGCTTTTCCATACAAACGTACAGTCCCTATCGAAGGGGAACATGCTTGGCCAACTTTATGAACTATGTGAAGAAGTGGCAATATTTCCTGATTTGCAGCACAAGACAGATCTCCATGATAAATTCATGTCTGAAGGCTTTCCGCTATCTCTAGCTTACCTTGTGGATATGTTTGAAGCGCTGAATGCAGTCAGCCTTAAACTACAGGGGAAAACATCATCAACATCATGCACCACAATATCATTCGAGCGTTCTTCGCCAAACTCAAACCTCTGGAAAAGTCGAGTTCAGAACGGAAATACAGCCTGCTTTAGTAACTTGGTTTCTGCTCTCAGTAACAAACACCTTGAACCTGAATTTAAGAAACGAATAATCACTCATCTGACTGACTTGAAAGCAGAATTCATCAGATACTTTCCAGATATAGATGAGAAGCATGAAACTTGGAAATTCACAGGAAATCCATTTCATTGTGATGTAGCTGATATTTCAGAGGAAGTCCAAGAGGAGTTTCTTGAGTTAGAGTTCAACTCCACAGCTGAGGAAGACTTCAAAGAATTGATCTTGAGACGTTCTGGATCAAGTATCTTTTGTTTACCCTCTGATCTCACGTCAGGCTCTTCGATTCTAACTATGTTTGATCCACGTATCTTTATGAAGCGGCGTTTTCCATACTCGTCGCTGTCAAAACTGGCTGAAGAACGTTGAAGGGCACTTATGATGTGCACTATCTGGCATTCGACCACGCATTCAACATCTGGtagctaagaagcagtgtcaagcaTTTCATTAACTTAAGAAATAACCTCAGTGAATATGTTATGtacctatcctatattgtttGTACAGAATTCATGctcaataaaatgactaaaagcaacaatatatttcctttttttaatataagttgGGTGGGAATTTTATCTATTTGGCTgaagatgcaaggggggcgtggagggaatgACCAACCAGGGGGCGTGGTagtaaaaaggttgagaaccactgaactagatggttgagtaatgtgatttatttaattcatgtgttcagtatattcagtaacctagtttcagcTGGTGACTGAATCTAATTgctaattatctgtctttttggtaacttttagccttaattgataggattacgtggtcttaggtaaagcaaggctatataattcacagtaattaataattaaactcatcagccgaatgacccatgtaacaacatatatatatatatatatatatatatatatatatatatatatatatatatatatatatatatatatatatatatatatatatatatatatatataatcagtactGACTAGAATTATCATTTGCTTTATTAAGGGAAAGGGCAGTATTTCTATTGATATGATAAAAAGAGGCAACAAGGCAATATATTTATGCTACCTTAAGCAAGTTGAAGGCCTCTTAGTATGCTTGTTTTATGGGAATACTCGCTCCACCTTTAAGTCTTAACTTAAAACGGATCGGTCACTTAAAAACCTAGGTGTTAATATAGTTAGTCGATGCTATGTGGCGCATGGATTGACTCGTTAACTACTGAATAGAATCCAATTAGCACCATAGTCGGATTTCTAATGAATCacttgatcttaaaaaaaaaatggtcatcgTAATTAAATTTTGACTTTTCAATATACTATTCGTTGGGCCATTCCAACGCTAATTGGTGTTTTGTTACTATGGTTTCCTCTACTCGTGGTAATAAAGGTAATCCTTAAAGACATCAAtatagcttacacacacacacacgcacagatttcataaattaattaagaaaacattAATCTGTTTTCCTTGGTAGAGGTTTGAGAAAATATGAGTATCGTTTTTTAGTTACAGTATGAACTGATTTGTTATTAAACGTTAAAGtatcataaaattattcatttgggTATGCCCCACTCGTTTCTCGTACTGTACATTCTTTgcgtttttacattttcttttttctcacctCTACTCTAATAAAAATTGGCACTCACCATGGCAACTTTCTCTCTTCTGTGCCATCCtaacaaagaataaatagatgaaaaaataaataaataaaaaaagagacagagagtttGGGAAGCTGGTCAGTCACAAGGATGAGTAGAAGAAGATCAGTGTCATAAACATGGGACTGGTAAAGGATGAATGGGATCTGCCTAAGAAGACAAACCGAAAGGACTAAACACGTCTCTGTATAATATGTAATCAAAAGGCCTTTAATACTAAAGATTGCGAATACTGTATGTAATCAAAAGACCTTTACTAAAGATTGCGAATGCTATATGTAACCAAAAACCCTTTAACACTAAGGATTGCGAATGATGTATGTAATAAAATGACTTTAACATTAAAGATTGCGAATACTATATGTAATCAAAAAGCCTTTAACACTAAAGGTTGCGAACACTATATGCAATCAAAACGCCTTTTACACCAAAGATTGCTTATACTGTGTGAGATCAAAAGGCCTTTAACACTAAAGATTAAAATACTGTAAGTAATCAAAAAGCCTTTAACAAAAAAGATTGCGAATACTGTATGTACTCAAAAGGCCTTTAACACTCAGGTTGCGAATACTGTATGCCTGTTATAATGAAGtcaatatgaaaagaaagagaaaaacagtctctcgacgagagagagagagagagagagacagacagacagacagacagacagacagaaaagtaaaCCCTGTTTTACTTCGAAGAAATGTATCTTATCAGTTGTAAATTTCGGTTAATCTCAAACAACAAAGCTTCAAGATTCAGTTACAAAGTCTTTGCTTGTACGTGATGACtaatgtaaacaattaaaaaatgcgccgaagtttcttcggtgcaatcgagttgtctgtacagtgtataatcaaggccaccaaaaatagatccatctttctgtggtctcggtataatgctgtaggagccgcagcccatgaaactttcagccacggccctgtggtggcctgtcctattgcGCAGCCAGActcacgaccatggctaactttaaccttaaataaaataaaaattactgaggcaagagggcagcaatttggtaagtttgatgattggaaggtggatgatcaacataccaattttcagccctctagcctcagtagtttttaagatctgagggcggacagaaaaagtgcggacggacagacaaagctatctcaatagttttctttaacagaaaaaactaaaaattgtaattttttccctACAGAATTATTTgctcatttcattttgttaatcATAGTAGGAAACTTTCTttggaataaaggaaaatttgaaaCTGTCCTTGTCTTTGGTTTTTGTTGGTTGATAAGAATTTCTattgaaacttgaaaacaaacagaaataattattcaactttgtaaaaatattgtACTTCAACACAAATTTATCAAAACAGCTAATTAATGAAGGTTTGACTGTCCACAATATGGAGAGACGAATAATCtccatttacaaaataattatagaagTGGATATACGGGTCTGTTTACTGATTCTCAGATTTTGCAGGAAAAATATTGACAGTTTAAGGATTTAGCTGATATATTAGAGCATTCTGAATGATTTTCAGGAGCTTTTCAGTTTCTGGGCACCTTCAGTGACAATTTCATCGCTAAAAGGTAATGACTGTAAATGTCCGTTTCGAAATATATGTGCATAACTGCGCTATATACTATAGATTGTCGCGATTTTGTCGAAGATGGTGATTTATTTCGTAATAAGTTTTatctgaggccagagggctgcaaattggtatgttgatcattcaccctccaatcatcagtcataccaaattgcagccctctggcctcagtattttttattttatttaaggttaaagttagccatgatcgtgcacctgacaccgctataggtgccaacaacacaggccaccacagggccgtggcttaaagtttcatggctcgcggctgagagtttcatgggctgcggctgagagtttcatacagcattgtatgttgtacagaaaactcgattgcgccggagaaacttcggctcactttttatttgtttagagaTATCATTGAAAGTAATATACAACTGTATTTTTTTGCATCTTATTTTTCGTTTAATTGAAAATAGACGTTTCATCACTTAGCCTGAAACCATTGGTAATACCTTGACCTACTGAATCATTAAGTGGGTGAAATGGTAATTAATTTTAGCGAAAAGAATTCTTAATGATCTGCGTGCTTGGCTACCATGCATATTGATGAGGTAATGCCTAAAAAGGTCTTTAATTTAAATTGCATGTACAGGAAGATAGAAACTGAAGCTATGTATGCATTTCGAAATATGATTTCATAATTCTTACGAGTATTTACGGATTATTCAGGCATACCAATATTATTGTAATAGAAATGTTTGGAAATATGCCTTAGAGTCTAtgagatattttctttgtttcatttgacTATCGAGATTTAGCTTAAAACTGTTATTCTTTTAAtgtatggaatatggaatttttcCTTTGCGCATTAACAAACGCAAACCTTAATTACAAATTTCTACCCTAACATTTCTTAAAAAAGATTTCATAGATCGTTCTTATAACCACTTTCAGTGCAACGATCTTTGTACTGCTATTGCTTTATAGAAGCGCTGTATGTGGTCAAAGTGCGAATGGTTTGGTATTTTTATCCTTCTGTTTTCCCTATATCTGTGGAATCATTTACTTGCGTCTTATTTCCCatattatttccttattatttgtttttttaacactGACTTGGTTCACTTTGGGATTTTGCTGTACTCTTGCGTttgttcacatttattttcttttattaggcGTTAGTTACTCTCCCGTCTGtctttatatacaataaaaaacagCACATTATTAAAGAAGCTCTAAGTCGTTATTAATACTGTCATTTCCAAGTGACATATAATTATTGTACATCTTGGGTTTGGTAATATAAAACTTTCTTTGTCCCCATCCGCATGCAAATATACATTCATTGCTtgcgttttatatttttctaaattatattttcattgaggAGTATATAAATGTCGATCTCTGCAACTATATCTCAGCTTAAAGGCAATGTAATGAATATGCATAATATCCGCAACCCCTGCCATCTATTTAATGCTTTCCATTATCCTAATCTCCTTCCAagtttacttttacatttgaacTCATCCAGACTCACATCAACACGTTGTCACAAAATTGACGGATTTAGTGCGAGAATcaacacaattatataaaaaaataaggtatGGTTGATTCGAGAATGTGAGTCAggtgaaattcataaaaaaaacagtaaaaattgttttcaccacagcgcataatgctgtttgaaactctcagccacggctcatgaaactctcagccgcatcCCATGGAatttttagccacggcccggtggtggcctgtgttcttggcacctatagtggtgccagacgcacgatcatggctaactttcaccttaaataaaataaaaactactgaggctagagggctgcaatttggtatgtttcatgattggagggtggatgatcatcataccaatttgcagccctctagcctcagtagtttttaagatctgagggcagacagaaaaagtgctaacgacagacaaatagctatctcaatcattttcttttacagaaaactaagatcGATAACATTTGAAGTCTCATGCAAACACCTGACGTACTGCAAATATAGCACGAACTGGTAAATCGTCCCGATGGTGACCTGCGCGCTACACAGCAAGAGTTTACTAATCGCTGGTGTTCAGGATgatatccatttttataaataaaaatctagcctgataaaaaaaaatatatatacttcaggtTTATATAAGAAATAAGCTAGTAAATCAAAGGGacagaaaatcatatgaaaagaaCTTTATTTTTCCCGAAAACCTTTTGGTACGTATTAAATATCAGTGGTAGCCATCGGCGAGCAAAATATTGGCACGATTGAATTTTAGACGATACGGACATATGAAggatgttttgttttgataaattagTTGCACTGCATAATTTCATGgtttaaatagaaaattagaGAATTGAAAATGAGACAttgtcaaaggtgaaaaaaatgTTTACGAATGCACGTCAgctaatctgtgtgtgtgtgtatgtgtgtgtatgtgtctgtttgagTGTGAGTGTGCATTTTGTATGTGAACCCCTCTTGTCCATTGCTGTACCTAACCTTCTTGTCATTGAACTTAAGATGTTTTGCACACATTCATAATATGACATTTAGACCGAGGTGATTCCCTTAAGAGCATTTGAATGCACAATCAAGGTTTCTTTAGTTTTCATTTGACTACGATTCCATTTCTGATTCCGGCAGTCCTGGACATTTGCAACTGGATTCAGGTCAGGAGATTCTGCTGGtaatttaatattcatgttttttaaaCTATCTTGACACCATTTGGGCACTCGGGCTCAGGTTACACCGTCCTCACTGATAGAAACAAAACTTCGTCCACTATTTCAACATAGTGGGAGATGATTAACCGTCCATTTATTTCAAGACAGCCACTAACCATCTATCTCCAAGGGGCTGTAGTTATTCGACAGGTCTGTTTCACAGCCACGATATTTTCTGATTTATACCTACGGAGGACATCAGTATTCTAGTCATTAAGAAGTCTGGCATTGTATATTCATTCAAGGTTATTCAGAAACgtcgattttttatttaaataaattacatcaaCTACATACAATATCATAGAGCCTCGTTTACACTGTCCTTTTCCACTGATAGTTTCATAGTTCAATGATAGGGCCTGCCGCCTGCTAAGCCGAGTTGGAATTAGGCGCCTGACGTGGGTAATATAGATCCTGTCTGCAAACTTGGCAAGCTAGTATGTCTTCAGTTTTGTAAGCAGTATGTGCTGTgacaaaatgagattttttttagagTTCATTACGTGTCTTTTGTGGTGCCATATATGGTTCCTCTCACTCGTGAAAGAGCAATGCTGGTGCTGAAAAGGTTTAGCCTCTACTGTTTTCGTGGTGATTACGAACAATGCAGGAATTGGGTGAACACATGACAGAGGTAATATCAACCTCAGAAACGCTATGTTCAGCTCATTTCCAACTCAACAATTTTTCAAGAAACCTCAGGCAAGAGTTACTTGATCTCTAGTTTATACAGATGAATGAAAACTGAAGGGAGATGACATACTGAGCCTGTATCTAAATCTGTCTTAATAGTGCTACTGTATAAATACAGGTATCTGTAATATTTTGTCTTTAGTATGGTTCACCGGTTACTTATAATATTGCTGATAGCTGAATAAACTTCAGGCTTCTATTCATGCATCCATATActagagggaaaaaaataaaatattgtgtttCTTCCAGTTTATACCTGGTAGGGACATCAACATAGGTCTAATCGTCAAGAGGTTCGGTGTGATAAATTCATGCAAGACTATTCATAAGTATCGATTTTGTTTTAGATGAGATGCATCAACTTCATACAAAATCATTCAGCCTCGTTTATA
Coding sequences within it:
- the LOC136841163 gene encoding zinc finger BED domain-containing protein 5-like; the encoded protein is MRDVLNVAIKVVNFIKAGALNSRLFTLLCKDMESEHEALLFHTNVQSLSKGNMLGQLYELCEEVAIFPDLQHKTDLHDKFMSEGFPLSLAYLVDMFEALNAVSLKLQGKTSSTSCTTISFERSSPNSNLWKSRVQNGNTACFSNLVSALSNKHLEPEFKKRIITHLTDLKAEFIRYFPDIDEKHETWKFTGNPFHCDVADISEEVQEEFLELEFNSTAEEDFKELILRRSGSSIFCLPSDLTSGSSILTMFDPRIFMKRRFPYSSLSKLAEER